The Dermacentor albipictus isolate Rhodes 1998 colony chromosome 2, USDA_Dalb.pri_finalv2, whole genome shotgun sequence genome has a segment encoding these proteins:
- the LOC139056342 gene encoding uncharacterized protein isoform X2, whose product MVPGQPQWPYPSGEGGDVEANQSEAESGLAPAWSLPSLDFSAADVLLWEGDEAEPSLPLISAETSTSTAGFASPSSGGQEGDDDADEHSMALSLDVSCQRADFRATPRALSLLRDYTTKFAQRRYFVVQVYQRLRSSDHTSNRSSSSSSSYASSTSASPILPRTHVCALHDASLLSTNKLLEHWVEVPQEPRMEPRIELRHRPTWARLWARLRGRLQQVVKCCRDRAERRRRAGRDLGRRRRDASPAGRQLCSDGQGASSLDNLDEVLNNLSSDELYKAGAMCWHVRRIYQRSVSYLQALWRWRGL is encoded by the coding sequence ATGGTCCCGGGCCAGCCGCAGTGGCCGTACCCCTCGGGCGAGGGCGGCGACGTCGAGGCCAACCAGTCGGAGGCCGAAAGCGGCCTGGCTCCGGCCTGGTCGCTTCCTTCGCTAGACTTCTCCGCCGCCGACGTCCTTCTGTGGGAGGGCGACGAGGCAGAACCGAGTCTACCGCTTATATCAGCTGAAACGTCGACAAGCACCGCCGGCTTTGCCTCGCCGTCCTCCGGCGGGCAAGAGGGCGACGATGACGCGGACGAGCACTCAATGGCGCTCAGCCTGGACGTTAGCTGCCAGCGCGCAGACTTCCGGGCCACGCCCAGAGCCCTGTCGCTCCTCAGGGACTACACGACAAAGTTTGCGCAGCGACGCTACTTCGTCGTTCAAGTCTACCAGAGGCTCAGAAGCAGCGACCACACCTccaaccgcagcagcagcagcagcagcagctacgcGTCAAGCACCAGCGCCAGCCCGATTCTTCCTCGGACGCACGTCTGCGCGCTCCACGATGCGTCTCTGCTGTCTACGAACAAGTTGCTGGAGCACTGGGTCGAGGTCCCACAGGAGCCGCGCATGGAGCCGCGCATCGAGCTGCGACACCGACCAACGTGGGCGCGCCTCTGGGCGAGACTGCGCGGGCGTTTGCAGCAGGTGGTCAAGTGCTGCCGTGACCGGGCAGAGCGACGTCGCCGAGCGGGGCGCGACTTGGGTCGTAGACGACGCGATGCAAGCCCGGCCGGTCGTCAGCTGTGCAGCGATGGCCAGGGGGCGAGTTCCCTGGACAACCTTGACGAAGTCTTGAACAACCTCAGCTCCGACGAGCTCTATAAGGCCGGCGCCATGTGTTGGCACGTCCGCAGGATATATCAGCGGAGCGTCTCCTACCTGCAAGCCCTCTGGCGCTGGCGCGGCCTGTAG
- the LOC139056342 gene encoding uncharacterized protein isoform X1 → MEVTSSQLPGDADRQPCQEGPTNTRDVLLKAPFSTTTGGGDEYGSTMVPGQPQWPYPSGEGGDVEANQSEAESGLAPAWSLPSLDFSAADVLLWEGDEAEPSLPLISAETSTSTAGFASPSSGGQEGDDDADEHSMALSLDVSCQRADFRATPRALSLLRDYTTKFAQRRYFVVQVYQRLRSSDHTSNRSSSSSSSYASSTSASPILPRTHVCALHDASLLSTNKLLEHWVEVPQEPRMEPRIELRHRPTWARLWARLRGRLQQVVKCCRDRAERRRRAGRDLGRRRRDASPAGRQLCSDGQGASSLDNLDEVLNNLSSDELYKAGAMCWHVRRIYQRSVSYLQALWRWRGL, encoded by the exons ATGGAGGTCACGTCGTCCCAGCTTCCAGGAGACGCTGACCGGCAGCCCTGCCAGGAGGGGCCCACCAACACGCG AGACGTCCTGCTGAAAGCGCCGTTCAGTACAACTACCGGCGGTGGTGACGAGTATGGCAGCACCATGGTCCCGGGCCAGCCGCAGTGGCCGTACCCCTCGGGCGAGGGCGGCGACGTCGAGGCCAACCAGTCGGAGGCCGAAAGCGGCCTGGCTCCGGCCTGGTCGCTTCCTTCGCTAGACTTCTCCGCCGCCGACGTCCTTCTGTGGGAGGGCGACGAGGCAGAACCGAGTCTACCGCTTATATCAGCTGAAACGTCGACAAGCACCGCCGGCTTTGCCTCGCCGTCCTCCGGCGGGCAAGAGGGCGACGATGACGCGGACGAGCACTCAATGGCGCTCAGCCTGGACGTTAGCTGCCAGCGCGCAGACTTCCGGGCCACGCCCAGAGCCCTGTCGCTCCTCAGGGACTACACGACAAAGTTTGCGCAGCGACGCTACTTCGTCGTTCAAGTCTACCAGAGGCTCAGAAGCAGCGACCACACCTccaaccgcagcagcagcagcagcagcagctacgcGTCAAGCACCAGCGCCAGCCCGATTCTTCCTCGGACGCACGTCTGCGCGCTCCACGATGCGTCTCTGCTGTCTACGAACAAGTTGCTGGAGCACTGGGTCGAGGTCCCACAGGAGCCGCGCATGGAGCCGCGCATCGAGCTGCGACACCGACCAACGTGGGCGCGCCTCTGGGCGAGACTGCGCGGGCGTTTGCAGCAGGTGGTCAAGTGCTGCCGTGACCGGGCAGAGCGACGTCGCCGAGCGGGGCGCGACTTGGGTCGTAGACGACGCGATGCAAGCCCGGCCGGTCGTCAGCTGTGCAGCGATGGCCAGGGGGCGAGTTCCCTGGACAACCTTGACGAAGTCTTGAACAACCTCAGCTCCGACGAGCTCTATAAGGCCGGCGCCATGTGTTGGCACGTCCGCAGGATATATCAGCGGAGCGTCTCCTACCTGCAAGCCCTCTGGCGCTGGCGCGGCCTGTAG